One region of Miscanthus floridulus cultivar M001 chromosome 19, ASM1932011v1, whole genome shotgun sequence genomic DNA includes:
- the LOC136526854 gene encoding uncharacterized protein: protein MDRRYSGLTKVGFSVLACNSALAVCKSWGDAGAVADAALVLLFVCLREFERRRGRAGSGRVKAAVWALTALLTAMFASSVAPLMPPPVDALVWGMAVATAAGGLWALFFN, encoded by the coding sequence ATGGATCGGCGCTATTCTGGGCTAACCAAGGTAGGCTTCAGTGTCCTAGCGTGCAACTCGGCGCTCGCCGTCTGCAAATCCTGGGGCGACGCAGGCGCCGTCGCGGACGCGGCCCTCGTCCTCCTCTTCGTCTGCCTCCGTGAGTTCGAGCGTCGCCGCGGCAGGGCAGGGAGCGGCAGGGTCAAGGCCGCGGTGTGGGCGCTCACCGCGCTGCTGACAGCGATGTTCGCGTCCAGCGTGGCTCCGCTCATGCCGCCGCCGGTGGACGCCCTGGTCTGGGGCATGGCCGTGGCCACGGCCGCCGGCGGGCTGTGGGCCTTGTTCTTCAACTAG